A genomic segment from Helicoverpa armigera isolate CAAS_96S chromosome 10, ASM3070526v1, whole genome shotgun sequence encodes:
- the LOC110378443 gene encoding uncharacterized protein LOC110378443, giving the protein MIFYLLLCNVLFIPLINSSNSTASKPELTNKTISDSPKVNPSNETKVTLLSEGGLLLPGASFALPKEKLSNLDSELSKNKVKPVVARKGVVYIEDDNVASHLKNSSTPDGTPSITPITQIKTDTKGNLTISANKTINSKVNSTLVKSSDVTSSVKNENKTKVHKKPAILSYDALANATVKSSPETLITAQIQSPNKVYTKNANSHPGMIMPLVITILLVPMFAVLGYMALRRGQEAWKNRHYKRMDFLLDGMYND; this is encoded by the coding sequence atgatattttatcttttattgtGTAATGTTTTGTTCATCCCACTAATCAACAGCAGCAACTCTACAGCCAGTAAACCGgaactaacaaataaaactatatcTGATTCTCCGAAGGTAAATCCGTCTAATGAAACGAAAGTTACATTGTTAAGTGAAGGGGGTTTGTTATTGCCTGGGGCTTCTTTTGCTTTACCTAAAGAAAAACTGTCCAATTTAGACAGCGAATTGagcaaaaataaagttaaacctGTTGTTGCGCGGAAAGGAGTTGTTTATATAGAAGACGATAATGTTGCATCTCATCTGAAAAATTCGTCTACACCTGATGGAACGCCTTCGATTACCCCCATAACTCAAATTAAAACTGATACAAAGGGCAATTTAACGATTTCAGCTAATAAGACAATTAATTCAAAGGTTAATAGCACTCTAGTGAAATCAAGTGATGTAACTAGCAgtgttaaaaatgaaaataagacGAAAGTGCACAAGAAGCCTGCTATATTATCTTATGATGCCCTTGCAAATGCAACAGTCAAGTCATCACCAGAAACGTTGATAACTGCACAAATACAGTCACCCAACAAAGTATACACTAAAAATGCCAACAGTCACCCTGGTATGATAATGCCTCTcgttataacaattttgttagtTCCTATGTTTGCAGTACTGGGGTATATGGCTTTGAGACGAGGACAAGAGGCCTGGAAAAACAGACATTACAAAAGAATGGATTTTCTCCTTGATGGCATGTATAATGATTAG
- the LOC110378429 gene encoding adenylate cyclase type 9 isoform X1 — protein sequence MNAPSGCVSCSDGSQQFDSKHDADCSEGEDAQIRLAPHVQAYLARNNPTTNCCGLTIPIAFERAATGTWWNPRFDSEILEGQYRSSSFRQIRLRFRFALLYILIFSISWFVYFVALGLNGITVKWPFLCSIFGGVLLITSVMLFVTFTNIYKVYTFKLSLVMALALCTLSLSLVTLTTRLDTALSQAADISQSGHFTMCIEILLIIYTLTPLPLYACVIIGILYSIVFEVLNIVLHLSEQEWQCPGMFVRVLLQLCVHIIGVHIYLMTFVRMRGTFMKVGQSLLVRKQLEMEKQLKEKMIHSVMPPKVASWLLEEQVLETETNIKTHNPLKPRHSNPGASDIKSLFRPFNMSSMDNVSILFADIVGFTKMSSNKGAEELVNILNDLFEKFDELCQNHGCEKISTLGDCYYCVSGCPEPRPDHATCCVEMGLGMIDAIKEFDRVRGEGINMRVGVHTGTVLCGIVGTRRFKFDVWSNDVSFANKMESTGKPGRVHISEETAKFLGGSYILEEGDDVFGHKTYFIEGRQLYSPYSHDNCLTPSNPLNLRLIISPAASPQSVLSCNHSPLPMSPRADDRLDSRKVDTRNFLSPSAFHFRTKASSLPSILDSDTELDEKREKGFPETNDSSSKSPTSVGSYGKYTTKLKNWKVPRFLRKHSDTPLHEMKKQEMADKSINFLERGDVGGGVQSSNGYQQVPIVIESQDNKSRPAQSIIKLNIPPLSHDMASFEREIIDIRSYLSQSRSNMSPFARSSSYRSQYGRSNNIEVPVCRARSSTITTQDEFIRPKERKLNLPLPSPQVSRPPDDVISLCPSVNSRKDSGIRSTSRRSSIQQQVNFDVPIFTYNIYALNHIATSHPDMMQHRVSGYYTSSQSSLNELARSRLPPPLNDDQVQSLQKLRKQSDLQLIRCVQDNARSGINYFVQPPLNRFTLFFKSSEIERHYRDKAHRSDDSEDFPPTLTTSRFNTALDILVSAIIFLAVTASIFILYSDWRSSIRWFVFFMCIEIMAMALCSYRHYLKWKTNHEAITESISRSVRIFRKLSNWFPWHLSGGLLISLPILAVLINFTCEGTTMTILRGEQSFYVYLFCISVVHFCNFTQMNWLVKNTLVTLYAGLFLFFAVLGCHEANTQMLLDADITLRLSPQMFAQNITDYGIGNSSMIDWDDINNGTIGFDSHQHKLHLTELYLDIALLLMLVWFLNREFEISYRLSFYSNVVANRDKQRVQNMRNQADWLLHNIIPRHVADQLKNTAKYSENHKDVAIIFASIVNFNEMYDESYLKGKEYLRVLNELIADFDELLERPEFQHVEKIKTIGSTFMAASGLNPDLRHESRGTYDHLYQLMEFALEMQKVVDNFNQDLLEFDFILRIGYNFGDVTAGVIGTSKLYYDIWGDAVNIASRMDSTGVAKRIQVGEACIPVLSARYEFEPRGSVYVKGKDNMNVYLVVGRKDT from the exons ATGAATGCTCCAAGTGGGTGTGTCAGCTGCAGTGATGGGTCACAGCAGTTTGATAGCAAACACGATGCTGATTGCTCTGAGGGGGAAGATGCCCAGATCAGACTGGCACCACATGTGCAGGCCTACCTGGCCCGCAACAACCCCACCACCAACTGTTGTGGACTCACCATACCCATCGCTTTTGAGAGGGCAGCTACAGGAACATGGTGGAATCCCAGATTTGATTCAGAGATACTTGAAGGCCAATACAGAAGCAGTTCCTTTAGACAAATAAGATTAAGATTTAG atttgcacttttatacattttgatattttctatATCATGGTTTGTCTACTTTGTGGCCCTTGGTTTGAATGGCATAACAGTAAAATGGCCATTTTTATGTTCTATATTTGGTGGGGTTCTATTGATAACATCTGTTATGCTATTTGTGACATTCACAAATATATACAAAGTGTACACATTCAAGCTATCCCTGGTCATGGCACTCGCTCTGTGTACACTCAGCCTGTCACTGGTGACGCTCACCACACGGTTAGACACAGCATTGTCGCAGGCTGCTGACATCAGTCAGTCAGGGCACTTCACCATGTGCATTGAAATATTGCTGATTATATATACACTTACACCACTACCACTGTATGCCTGCGTCATTATTGGAATTTTGTATTCAATTGTGTTTGAAGTACTGAATATTGTGTTGCATTTGTCAGAGCAAGAATGGCAGTGCCCTGGAATGTTTGTGAGAGTTTTACTGCAACTTTGTGTTCATATAATTGGTGTACATATTTACCTAATGACCTTTGTAAGAATGCGTGGCACGTTTATGAAAGTAGGACAGAGCCTGTTAGTAAGAAAGCAATTGGAAATGGAGAAGCAGCTCAAAGAAAAGATGATACATTCTGTAATGCCACCGAAAGTGGCCAGCTGGCTGCTGGAGGAGCAAGTACTTGAAACTGAAACTAATATAAAGACACACAATCCGCTCAAACCTAGACATTCAAATCCCGGCGCATCGGACATCAAGTCGCTATTTAGGCCTTTCAACATGAGCTCAATGGACAATGTCAGTATATTGTTTGCCGATATTGTTGGCTTTACCAAGATGTCAAGTAATAAGGGTGCTGAAGAgttagtaaatatattaaatgaTCTATTTGAGAAGTTTGATGAGTTGTGTCAAAATCATGGGTGTGAGAAAATTTCCACTCTCGGTGATTGTTATTATTGCGTATCTGGTTGCCCTGAGCCGAGGCCCGATCATGCTACGTGCTGCGTAGAAATGGGATTGG GAATGATAGACGCCATCAAGGAATTCGATAGAGTTCGCGGTGAAGGAATAAATATGCGGGTTGGGGTTCACACTGGTACCGTCCTGTGTGGCATAGTCGGCACACGACGGTTTAAATTCGACGTATGGAGTAACGACGTCAGTTTCGCCAATAAAATGGAATCCACTGGGAAGCCAGGTCGCGTCCACATATCAGAAGAGACTGCTAAATTTCTTGGAGGTTCCTATATCTTAGAAGAGGGCGATGACGTCTTCG GtcataaaacctattttatcGAAGGTCGTCAGCTGTACTCTCCTTATAGCCATGACAATTGTCTCACTCCCTCCAATCCTCTTAACTTACGCCTGATAATATCCCCCGCAGCATCTCCTCAGTCCGTCCTATCCTGCAACCATTCCCCACTACCGATGTCCCCGAGAGCCGATGATAGATTAGACTCCAGAAAAGTAGATACTAGAAATTTCTTATCCCCAAGTGCATTTCACTTCCGAACAAAAGCTAGTTCACTGCCCAGTATATTGGATTCGGACACCGAACTAGACGAAAAGAGAGAAAAAGGATTCCCTGAAACTAACGACAGCTCATCGAAGAGTCCAACCTCTGTAG GAAGCTACGGAAAATATACGACTAAGCTGAAGAATTGGAAAGTGCCTAGATTTTTACGGAAACATTCAGATACGCCGCTTCATGAGATGAAAAAGCAAGAGATGGCTGACAAGTCTATAAATTTCTTGGAGCGGGGGGACGTAGGGGGTGGTGTGCAGTCCAGTAATGGTTACCAGCAAGTGCCTATTGTGATAGAATCTCAAGACAATAAGAGTAGGCCGGCGCAGAGTATCATTAAGCTGAACATACCGCCCCTCAGCCATGACATGGCGTCCTTCGAGAGAGAAATCATCGACATACGATCCTACTTGAGCCAGTCGAGGAGTAACATGTCACCCTTCGCAAGGAGTAGCAGCTATCGTTCGCAGTATGGCAGATCGAACAATATCGAG GTGCCAGTTTGTCGTGCTCGCAGTTCAACGATCACGACGCAGGATGAGTTCATTCGGCCTAAAGAGCGCAAGTTGAACTTGCCGCTGCCGTCGCCGCAGGTGTCCCGCCCGCCCGATGACGTCATCAGCCTGTGCCCCTCCGTCAACAGCCGCAAGGACTCGGGAATCAGAAGCACCAGCCGCCGCTCCAGCATACAGCAACAGGTCAACTTTGATGTACCTATTTTTACTTATAAC ATCTACGCACTAAACCACATAGCGACGTCGCACCCCGACATGATGCAGCACCGCGTGTCGGGCTACTACACCTCGAGCCAGTCGTCACTGAACGAGCTGGCGCGCAGTCGCCTGCCGCCGCCGCTCAACGACGACCAGGTGCAGTCCCTGCAGAAACTGCGCAAGCAGTCCGACCTGCAGCTCATACGCTGCGTGCAGGACAACGCGCGCTCAGGCATCAACTACTTCGTACAACCGCCCCTCAACAGATTCACCCTCTTCTTCAAATCCTCCGAAATAGAACGACACTACAGAGATAAAGCCCACAGGAGCGACGACAGCGAAGACTTCCCTCCCACACTCACCACTTCCAGATTCAACACTGCTTTAGACATTCTAGTCTCAGCCATCATTTTCTTGGCGGTGACGGCTTCAATATTCATATTGTACAGTGACTGGAGATCTTCCATTAGATGGTTTGTCTTTTTTATGTGCATAGAAATTATGGCGATGGCACTCTGTTCCTATAGACATTACCTGAAATGGAAAACGAATCACGAAGCGATTACAGAGTCGATCTCTCGTTCTGTGAGAATATTCAGGAAGCTGTCGAACTGGTTCCCGTGGCACCTGTCGGGCGGGCTGCTCATCAGTTTGCCGATACTTGCAGTGCTCATAAACTTCACTTGTGAGGGCACCACGATGACGATCCTCCGAGGTGAACAGTCGTTCTATGTGTACCTGTTCTGTATAAGTGTAGTGCATTTCTGCAACTTCACACAGATGAACTGGCTAGTGAAAAATACTCTAGTGACGCTTTATGCTGGTTTGTTCCTATTTTTTGCTGTGTTAGGTTGTCACGAAGCTAATACTCAAATGCTGCTGGATGCTGATATTACCTTACGGCTAAGTCCACAAATGTTTGCTCAGAATATTACCGATTACGGGATTGGAAATAGCTCAATGATCGACTGGGATGACATCAACAATGGTACCATAGGCTTCGACAGTCACCAGCATAAGTTGCACTTGACGGAGCTTTATTTAGATATCGCATTATTGTTAATGCTCGTGTGGTTCTTGAACAGAGAATTTGAAATTAGTTACCGATTGAGTTTCTATAGTAATGTAGTGGCGAACCGCGACAAACAGAGAGTGCAGAATATGAGGAATCAGGCGGATTGGTTGCTCCACAATATAATACCGCGTCACGTGGCCGACCAGCTGAAGAATACTGCAAAGTATTCTGAAAATCACAAAGACGTCGCGATCATATTTGCCAGTATAGtgaactttaatgaaatgtacGACGAGTCGTATTTGAAAGGGAAAGAATACCTGCGGGTACTTAACGAGTTGATCGCGGACTTCGATGAGCTATTGGAAAGGCCAGAGTTTCAGCACGTGGAGAAGATCAAAACTATAGGCAGCACTTTCATGGCAGCGAGCGGCTTGAATCCCGACCTCAGGCACGAGTCGCGCGGTACATACGACCACCTGTACCAGCTGATGGAGTTCGCGTTAGAGATGCAGAAGGTGGTGGACAACTTCAACCAAGACTTGCTCGAGTTCGACTTTATACTTCGGATCGGGTATAACTTTGGCGACGTGACGGCTGGTGTTATTGGTACTTCGAAGTTGTACTATGACATTTGGGGGGACGCGGTGAACATAGCGTCGCGAATGGACTCGACAGGCGTGGCCAAGAGGATCCAGGTAGGCGAGGCTTGTATCCCGGTGCTGTCGGCGCGGTACGAGTTCGAGCCGAGAGGCAGCGTGTACGTAAAAGGCAAAGATAACATGAATGTTTATCTCGTCGTAGGTAGAAAAGATacgtag
- the LOC110378429 gene encoding adenylate cyclase type 9 isoform X2 — MNAPSGCVSCSDGSQQFDSKHDADCSEGEDAQIRLAPHVQAYLARNNPTTNCCGLTIPIAFERAATGTWWNPRFDSEILEGQYRSSSFRQIRLRFRFALLYILIFSISWFVYFVALGLNGITVKWPFLCSIFGGVLLITSVMLFVTFTNIYKVYTFKLSLVMALALCTLSLSLVTLTTRLDTALSQAADISQSGHFTMCIEILLIIYTLTPLPLYACVIIGILYSIVFEVLNIVLHLSEQEWQCPGMFVRVLLQLCVHIIGVHIYLMTFVRMRGTFMKVGQSLLVRKQLEMEKQLKEKMIHSVMPPKVASWLLEEQVLETETNIKTHNPLKPRHSNPGASDIKSLFRPFNMSSMDNVSILFADIVGFTKMSSNKGAEELVNILNDLFEKFDELCQNHGCEKISTLGDCYYCVSGCPEPRPDHATCCVEMGLGMIDAIKEFDRVRGEGINMRVGVHTGTVLCGIVGTRRFKFDVWSNDVSFANKMESTGKPGRVHISEETAKFLGGSYILEEGDDVFGHKTYFIEGRQLYSPYSHDNCLTPSNPLNLRLIISPAASPQSVLSCNHSPLPMSPRADDRLDSRKVDTRNFLSPSAFHFRTKASSLPSILDSDTELDEKREKGFPETNDSSSKSPTSVGSYGKYTTKLKNWKVPRFLRKHSDTPLHEMKKQEMADKSINFLERGDVGGGVQSSNGYQQVPIVIESQDNKSRPAQSIIKLNIPPLSHDMASFEREIIDIRSYLSQSRSNMSPFARSSSYRSQYGRSNNIEVPVCRARSSTITTQDEFIRPKERKLNLPLPSPQVSRPPDDVISLCPSVNSRKDSGIRSTSRRSSIQQQIYALNHIATSHPDMMQHRVSGYYTSSQSSLNELARSRLPPPLNDDQVQSLQKLRKQSDLQLIRCVQDNARSGINYFVQPPLNRFTLFFKSSEIERHYRDKAHRSDDSEDFPPTLTTSRFNTALDILVSAIIFLAVTASIFILYSDWRSSIRWFVFFMCIEIMAMALCSYRHYLKWKTNHEAITESISRSVRIFRKLSNWFPWHLSGGLLISLPILAVLINFTCEGTTMTILRGEQSFYVYLFCISVVHFCNFTQMNWLVKNTLVTLYAGLFLFFAVLGCHEANTQMLLDADITLRLSPQMFAQNITDYGIGNSSMIDWDDINNGTIGFDSHQHKLHLTELYLDIALLLMLVWFLNREFEISYRLSFYSNVVANRDKQRVQNMRNQADWLLHNIIPRHVADQLKNTAKYSENHKDVAIIFASIVNFNEMYDESYLKGKEYLRVLNELIADFDELLERPEFQHVEKIKTIGSTFMAASGLNPDLRHESRGTYDHLYQLMEFALEMQKVVDNFNQDLLEFDFILRIGYNFGDVTAGVIGTSKLYYDIWGDAVNIASRMDSTGVAKRIQVGEACIPVLSARYEFEPRGSVYVKGKDNMNVYLVVGRKDT; from the exons ATGAATGCTCCAAGTGGGTGTGTCAGCTGCAGTGATGGGTCACAGCAGTTTGATAGCAAACACGATGCTGATTGCTCTGAGGGGGAAGATGCCCAGATCAGACTGGCACCACATGTGCAGGCCTACCTGGCCCGCAACAACCCCACCACCAACTGTTGTGGACTCACCATACCCATCGCTTTTGAGAGGGCAGCTACAGGAACATGGTGGAATCCCAGATTTGATTCAGAGATACTTGAAGGCCAATACAGAAGCAGTTCCTTTAGACAAATAAGATTAAGATTTAG atttgcacttttatacattttgatattttctatATCATGGTTTGTCTACTTTGTGGCCCTTGGTTTGAATGGCATAACAGTAAAATGGCCATTTTTATGTTCTATATTTGGTGGGGTTCTATTGATAACATCTGTTATGCTATTTGTGACATTCACAAATATATACAAAGTGTACACATTCAAGCTATCCCTGGTCATGGCACTCGCTCTGTGTACACTCAGCCTGTCACTGGTGACGCTCACCACACGGTTAGACACAGCATTGTCGCAGGCTGCTGACATCAGTCAGTCAGGGCACTTCACCATGTGCATTGAAATATTGCTGATTATATATACACTTACACCACTACCACTGTATGCCTGCGTCATTATTGGAATTTTGTATTCAATTGTGTTTGAAGTACTGAATATTGTGTTGCATTTGTCAGAGCAAGAATGGCAGTGCCCTGGAATGTTTGTGAGAGTTTTACTGCAACTTTGTGTTCATATAATTGGTGTACATATTTACCTAATGACCTTTGTAAGAATGCGTGGCACGTTTATGAAAGTAGGACAGAGCCTGTTAGTAAGAAAGCAATTGGAAATGGAGAAGCAGCTCAAAGAAAAGATGATACATTCTGTAATGCCACCGAAAGTGGCCAGCTGGCTGCTGGAGGAGCAAGTACTTGAAACTGAAACTAATATAAAGACACACAATCCGCTCAAACCTAGACATTCAAATCCCGGCGCATCGGACATCAAGTCGCTATTTAGGCCTTTCAACATGAGCTCAATGGACAATGTCAGTATATTGTTTGCCGATATTGTTGGCTTTACCAAGATGTCAAGTAATAAGGGTGCTGAAGAgttagtaaatatattaaatgaTCTATTTGAGAAGTTTGATGAGTTGTGTCAAAATCATGGGTGTGAGAAAATTTCCACTCTCGGTGATTGTTATTATTGCGTATCTGGTTGCCCTGAGCCGAGGCCCGATCATGCTACGTGCTGCGTAGAAATGGGATTGG GAATGATAGACGCCATCAAGGAATTCGATAGAGTTCGCGGTGAAGGAATAAATATGCGGGTTGGGGTTCACACTGGTACCGTCCTGTGTGGCATAGTCGGCACACGACGGTTTAAATTCGACGTATGGAGTAACGACGTCAGTTTCGCCAATAAAATGGAATCCACTGGGAAGCCAGGTCGCGTCCACATATCAGAAGAGACTGCTAAATTTCTTGGAGGTTCCTATATCTTAGAAGAGGGCGATGACGTCTTCG GtcataaaacctattttatcGAAGGTCGTCAGCTGTACTCTCCTTATAGCCATGACAATTGTCTCACTCCCTCCAATCCTCTTAACTTACGCCTGATAATATCCCCCGCAGCATCTCCTCAGTCCGTCCTATCCTGCAACCATTCCCCACTACCGATGTCCCCGAGAGCCGATGATAGATTAGACTCCAGAAAAGTAGATACTAGAAATTTCTTATCCCCAAGTGCATTTCACTTCCGAACAAAAGCTAGTTCACTGCCCAGTATATTGGATTCGGACACCGAACTAGACGAAAAGAGAGAAAAAGGATTCCCTGAAACTAACGACAGCTCATCGAAGAGTCCAACCTCTGTAG GAAGCTACGGAAAATATACGACTAAGCTGAAGAATTGGAAAGTGCCTAGATTTTTACGGAAACATTCAGATACGCCGCTTCATGAGATGAAAAAGCAAGAGATGGCTGACAAGTCTATAAATTTCTTGGAGCGGGGGGACGTAGGGGGTGGTGTGCAGTCCAGTAATGGTTACCAGCAAGTGCCTATTGTGATAGAATCTCAAGACAATAAGAGTAGGCCGGCGCAGAGTATCATTAAGCTGAACATACCGCCCCTCAGCCATGACATGGCGTCCTTCGAGAGAGAAATCATCGACATACGATCCTACTTGAGCCAGTCGAGGAGTAACATGTCACCCTTCGCAAGGAGTAGCAGCTATCGTTCGCAGTATGGCAGATCGAACAATATCGAG GTGCCAGTTTGTCGTGCTCGCAGTTCAACGATCACGACGCAGGATGAGTTCATTCGGCCTAAAGAGCGCAAGTTGAACTTGCCGCTGCCGTCGCCGCAGGTGTCCCGCCCGCCCGATGACGTCATCAGCCTGTGCCCCTCCGTCAACAGCCGCAAGGACTCGGGAATCAGAAGCACCAGCCGCCGCTCCAGCATACAGCAACAG ATCTACGCACTAAACCACATAGCGACGTCGCACCCCGACATGATGCAGCACCGCGTGTCGGGCTACTACACCTCGAGCCAGTCGTCACTGAACGAGCTGGCGCGCAGTCGCCTGCCGCCGCCGCTCAACGACGACCAGGTGCAGTCCCTGCAGAAACTGCGCAAGCAGTCCGACCTGCAGCTCATACGCTGCGTGCAGGACAACGCGCGCTCAGGCATCAACTACTTCGTACAACCGCCCCTCAACAGATTCACCCTCTTCTTCAAATCCTCCGAAATAGAACGACACTACAGAGATAAAGCCCACAGGAGCGACGACAGCGAAGACTTCCCTCCCACACTCACCACTTCCAGATTCAACACTGCTTTAGACATTCTAGTCTCAGCCATCATTTTCTTGGCGGTGACGGCTTCAATATTCATATTGTACAGTGACTGGAGATCTTCCATTAGATGGTTTGTCTTTTTTATGTGCATAGAAATTATGGCGATGGCACTCTGTTCCTATAGACATTACCTGAAATGGAAAACGAATCACGAAGCGATTACAGAGTCGATCTCTCGTTCTGTGAGAATATTCAGGAAGCTGTCGAACTGGTTCCCGTGGCACCTGTCGGGCGGGCTGCTCATCAGTTTGCCGATACTTGCAGTGCTCATAAACTTCACTTGTGAGGGCACCACGATGACGATCCTCCGAGGTGAACAGTCGTTCTATGTGTACCTGTTCTGTATAAGTGTAGTGCATTTCTGCAACTTCACACAGATGAACTGGCTAGTGAAAAATACTCTAGTGACGCTTTATGCTGGTTTGTTCCTATTTTTTGCTGTGTTAGGTTGTCACGAAGCTAATACTCAAATGCTGCTGGATGCTGATATTACCTTACGGCTAAGTCCACAAATGTTTGCTCAGAATATTACCGATTACGGGATTGGAAATAGCTCAATGATCGACTGGGATGACATCAACAATGGTACCATAGGCTTCGACAGTCACCAGCATAAGTTGCACTTGACGGAGCTTTATTTAGATATCGCATTATTGTTAATGCTCGTGTGGTTCTTGAACAGAGAATTTGAAATTAGTTACCGATTGAGTTTCTATAGTAATGTAGTGGCGAACCGCGACAAACAGAGAGTGCAGAATATGAGGAATCAGGCGGATTGGTTGCTCCACAATATAATACCGCGTCACGTGGCCGACCAGCTGAAGAATACTGCAAAGTATTCTGAAAATCACAAAGACGTCGCGATCATATTTGCCAGTATAGtgaactttaatgaaatgtacGACGAGTCGTATTTGAAAGGGAAAGAATACCTGCGGGTACTTAACGAGTTGATCGCGGACTTCGATGAGCTATTGGAAAGGCCAGAGTTTCAGCACGTGGAGAAGATCAAAACTATAGGCAGCACTTTCATGGCAGCGAGCGGCTTGAATCCCGACCTCAGGCACGAGTCGCGCGGTACATACGACCACCTGTACCAGCTGATGGAGTTCGCGTTAGAGATGCAGAAGGTGGTGGACAACTTCAACCAAGACTTGCTCGAGTTCGACTTTATACTTCGGATCGGGTATAACTTTGGCGACGTGACGGCTGGTGTTATTGGTACTTCGAAGTTGTACTATGACATTTGGGGGGACGCGGTGAACATAGCGTCGCGAATGGACTCGACAGGCGTGGCCAAGAGGATCCAGGTAGGCGAGGCTTGTATCCCGGTGCTGTCGGCGCGGTACGAGTTCGAGCCGAGAGGCAGCGTGTACGTAAAAGGCAAAGATAACATGAATGTTTATCTCGTCGTAGGTAGAAAAGATacgtag